The Pricia mediterranea genome includes a window with the following:
- a CDS encoding DUF885 domain-containing protein, whose product MVKQFHPIVIVLCATVFAVGSLSAQEWGNTEQSNDASRHLDSIIKTVQEFKPYDEKEYPLGRYEADLERRKSEFAQKQLQRLDSISMAKLSETEAISLELLRFVLQDRIHRYKFQMYLNPILADSGFHLNLNYRIQPILSYEDARNYLDVLNAIPRYTEQQLVLIREGLQNGMSQPKVIFKGYESTYDQHIVSDFKQSEFYVPFENLPNTMTGKQKDSVLTAARTAVEESVVPSFKKIKSFFEEEYVPNTRETLGVSETPEGKEYYQNRINFYTTTTEYTADDIHNIGLREVARIKAEMEAIIEEVGFEGDFAEFLKFLRTDKRFYPKTGKALLQEARDIAKRIDAELPKYFKTLPRRPYGVKKVADAIAPKYTAGRYSGPSSETEPGWYLVNTYKLDSRTLYTLPALTAHEAVPGHHLQGSLNRELGDSIPKFRKNMYLSAYGEGWALYTEFLADEMGIYTTPYEQFGKLTYEMWRACRLVVDTGIHAKGWTREQVVDYMLSNTALSEHEVNTETDRYISWPGQAITYKMGELKIRELRKKAQDALGPKFDIRQFHEIILEQGTVTLPILERRVNAYIESERDA is encoded by the coding sequence ATGGTAAAACAGTTCCACCCAATAGTAATTGTACTGTGCGCCACGGTTTTCGCAGTAGGATCCCTATCCGCGCAGGAATGGGGGAACACCGAGCAAAGCAATGACGCATCCAGACATCTTGACTCGATCATCAAAACAGTACAGGAATTTAAACCCTATGACGAAAAAGAGTATCCCTTGGGAAGATACGAGGCGGATTTGGAACGCAGGAAGTCCGAATTTGCACAAAAACAGTTACAGCGGCTTGATTCTATTTCCATGGCAAAGCTCTCCGAAACCGAGGCAATTTCTTTGGAACTGTTGCGATTTGTGCTTCAGGATAGAATACATCGGTATAAATTTCAGATGTACTTGAACCCGATTTTGGCCGATTCGGGCTTTCACCTGAACCTAAATTATCGAATTCAGCCGATTCTCTCGTATGAGGATGCCCGGAACTATTTGGACGTGCTGAACGCGATCCCCCGTTATACCGAGCAGCAACTCGTCCTTATCCGGGAGGGATTGCAAAATGGCATGTCCCAGCCCAAGGTAATTTTCAAGGGATACGAATCCACTTACGACCAGCACATTGTATCCGACTTTAAGCAAAGTGAGTTCTACGTCCCCTTCGAAAACCTTCCAAATACGATGACCGGAAAGCAAAAAGATTCGGTGCTCACCGCTGCCCGTACGGCCGTTGAGGAAAGCGTGGTTCCATCCTTTAAAAAAATAAAATCCTTTTTTGAAGAGGAATACGTCCCCAATACCCGGGAGACCTTGGGCGTCTCAGAAACCCCCGAGGGAAAGGAATATTATCAGAACCGAATCAATTTTTACACCACCACGACGGAGTATACTGCCGATGACATTCACAACATTGGCTTACGGGAAGTGGCCCGCATAAAAGCCGAAATGGAGGCGATTATCGAGGAGGTAGGTTTTGAAGGGGATTTCGCGGAATTCCTCAAATTTCTTCGTACAGATAAGCGATTTTACCCTAAAACGGGTAAAGCATTGTTGCAAGAGGCACGGGATATCGCCAAGCGTATCGACGCCGAACTGCCCAAATATTTCAAGACGTTGCCCCGAAGACCGTACGGTGTCAAGAAGGTCGCCGATGCCATCGCCCCCAAATATACCGCAGGTCGTTATTCTGGTCCAAGTAGCGAGACAGAGCCCGGATGGTATCTGGTCAACACCTATAAACTGGACAGCCGGACCCTTTATACTCTGCCCGCGCTTACCGCCCATGAAGCCGTGCCGGGTCATCATCTGCAGGGATCGCTGAACCGGGAACTGGGCGATAGCATTCCCAAATTCCGTAAAAACATGTACCTGTCCGCCTATGGCGAGGGTTGGGCGCTGTACACCGAATTCTTGGCCGATGAAATGGGGATTTACACTACCCCCTACGAGCAATTCGGTAAACTCACCTACGAAATGTGGCGCGCTTGCCGGTTGGTGGTCGATACCGGCATCCACGCCAAAGGCTGGACGCGGGAGCAGGTGGTGGACTATATGTTGTCGAATACGGCACTTTCCGAACATGAGGTAAATACCGAGACCGATCGTTATATCTCTTGGCCAGGGCAGGCGATAACGTATAAAATGGGGGAGCTAAAGATTCGGGAACTTCGAAAAAAGGCCCAAGATGCTCTCGGCCCCAAGTTCGATATCCGGCAGTTCCATGAGATCATCCTGGAACAGGGTACGGTAACCTTGCCTATTTTAGAACGTCGGGTCAATGCGTACATTGAATCGGAACGCGATGCCTAA
- a CDS encoding 4-hydroxyproline epimerase: MPKHTFVCIDAHTAGNPVRVVARGGPKLQGADMSEKRQHFLREYDWIRTGLMCEPRGHDMMSGSIFYPPTDPDNDFGILFIETSGCLPMCGHGTIGSITIGIEEGLLHPKSSGRIRMEAPAGLVLIDYEMKGEQVDRVTLTNVKSYLAATELSVQSSDLGELVFDVAYGGNYYAIFDVQKNFSGINNFSAGKLIHFSQEIREKINRKYRNRFIHPEDATIRDVTHLMWTGQPISPLATARNAVFYGDKAIDRSPCGTGTSARMAQWHAKGKLKMGDEFIHESYIGSQFTGRVEEECDLVGIPAIVPSIRGWAKIYGHNTITIDDDDPYAHGFQVI; encoded by the coding sequence ATGCCTAAACACACCTTTGTCTGTATCGACGCCCATACCGCGGGCAATCCCGTGCGGGTCGTCGCTCGGGGCGGTCCGAAGCTGCAGGGCGCGGATATGAGCGAAAAAAGGCAGCATTTCTTAAGGGAATACGATTGGATCAGAACCGGCTTGATGTGCGAGCCAAGGGGACACGATATGATGAGCGGTAGTATATTTTACCCGCCTACCGACCCTGATAACGATTTTGGCATCCTTTTTATCGAGACCAGCGGCTGCCTGCCTATGTGCGGTCACGGTACGATAGGTTCGATCACTATTGGCATCGAAGAAGGATTGCTGCATCCAAAATCCTCCGGAAGGATCCGAATGGAAGCTCCTGCGGGCCTAGTGCTGATCGACTACGAAATGAAGGGAGAGCAGGTGGACCGTGTAACCCTGACCAACGTAAAATCGTATTTGGCGGCCACGGAACTTAGCGTGCAGAGCTCCGATTTGGGCGAGCTGGTCTTCGACGTGGCCTACGGCGGTAATTATTACGCCATTTTCGATGTGCAAAAAAACTTTTCGGGCATCAACAATTTTTCCGCTGGAAAACTGATCCATTTTAGTCAGGAAATCCGTGAGAAGATCAACCGGAAATATCGGAATAGGTTTATCCATCCCGAAGACGCTACCATTAGGGACGTGACCCACCTCATGTGGACCGGGCAACCGATCTCTCCCTTGGCCACGGCACGGAATGCGGTTTTTTACGGGGATAAGGCAATCGATCGATCACCATGTGGTACCGGTACCTCCGCACGGATGGCGCAATGGCATGCCAAGGGAAAACTGAAAATGGGAGACGAGTTTATCCATGAAAGCTATATAGGTTCACAGTTTACCGGAAGAGTAGAGGAGGAGTGCGATTTGGTCGGGATACCCGCCATTGTACCCAGTATTCGGGGATGGGCCAAGATTTATGGTCATAACACCATTACCATTGACGACGACGATCCGTATGCGCACGGGTTTCAGGTGATTTGA
- a CDS encoding NAD(P)/FAD-dependent oxidoreductase: protein MKIIIIGGGIVGLSSAYFLQKEGHQVTVIDKSDISSGASFVNAGFLTPSHIIPMASPGKIAQGIKWMFDSSSPFYIRPRWDIDFFKWSWYFHRSSNRAKVEKAIPVIRDINLLSRDLFEDIKASGDLGDFQLERKGLLMLYKTEAAYEKEKKVADRLSSLGLEVADLDASELKKIEPDTEIDAKGAIHYICDGHTTPTELMPKLVAYLRRAGVDIKTNEEVLDLAVCNGQIAQVETSKGSYTADEIVLAAGSWSGILSKKLDISLPLQPGKGYRINVSRPTGISMPAILMEANMAVTPMRGFTRFAGTMEFSGINATIRKERVLAIAHGAKNYYPDLEITSEEIADARTGMRPVSPDGLPYIGKSKNIENLTFATGHAMMGWSLGPATGKLVSEIIHREKTSMDISAFAPGRRF from the coding sequence TTGAAAATCATTATCATCGGCGGTGGGATAGTAGGGCTAAGCTCCGCTTATTTTTTACAAAAGGAAGGGCATCAGGTCACGGTCATCGATAAATCCGACATTTCCTCCGGGGCATCTTTCGTCAATGCGGGCTTTCTGACCCCCAGCCACATCATTCCGATGGCATCGCCCGGCAAAATCGCGCAGGGTATCAAATGGATGTTCGATTCTTCTAGTCCCTTTTACATCAGGCCCCGATGGGATATCGACTTCTTCAAATGGTCGTGGTACTTCCACCGATCCTCCAATCGGGCGAAGGTTGAAAAAGCCATTCCCGTAATCAGGGATATTAATCTCTTAAGCCGTGATCTCTTTGAGGATATCAAGGCATCCGGCGATTTGGGGGATTTCCAATTGGAGCGCAAAGGTCTTTTGATGCTCTACAAAACCGAGGCCGCCTACGAAAAGGAAAAAAAGGTGGCGGACCGGCTCAGTTCACTGGGACTGGAGGTCGCCGATCTGGATGCATCCGAACTAAAAAAAATCGAACCCGATACTGAGATCGATGCCAAGGGCGCCATCCATTATATCTGCGACGGCCATACCACCCCGACGGAACTGATGCCAAAACTTGTGGCGTATCTGAGAAGGGCCGGTGTCGACATCAAAACGAACGAAGAGGTGCTTGACCTCGCTGTATGCAACGGCCAAATTGCCCAAGTTGAAACCTCAAAAGGCAGCTATACGGCCGATGAAATCGTACTTGCCGCGGGGTCTTGGAGTGGCATCCTATCCAAAAAACTTGATATTTCGCTGCCTCTACAGCCCGGAAAGGGCTATCGGATCAACGTTTCGCGACCTACGGGAATTAGCATGCCCGCCATTTTGATGGAAGCCAATATGGCCGTAACTCCGATGCGGGGCTTTACCCGTTTTGCCGGTACGATGGAGTTCTCGGGCATCAACGCTACCATCCGTAAAGAAAGGGTGCTGGCAATAGCCCACGGTGCTAAAAATTACTACCCCGATCTCGAAATTACTTCGGAAGAAATCGCCGATGCCCGAACCGGAATGCGCCCCGTTTCCCCCGATGGGCTCCCTTATATCGGAAAAAGCAAGAACATCGAAAACCTGACATTCGCCACCGGTCACGCCATGATGGGATGGAGCCTTGGCCCCGCTACGGGAAAATTGGTCTCTGAAATTATCCATAGAGAGAAAACTTCAATGGACATTTCGGCCTTTGCGCCAGGGAGGAGGTTTTGA
- a CDS encoding GNAT family N-acetyltransferase: MSDGPIILEDMAVRLSPLTLENYRHLIPVASQEKLVQYSPSDIETPEALQGYVQMALEAQRQETAIPFIIYDKKRETYAGSTRYMHIDRKNKVLHIGSTWIGREFQGSTLNTHMKHLMLDHAFSAMGFEKVEFRIDERNLRSRKAVEKLGAKLEGILRKNVYMLDGFKRNTCCYGILREEWEIRS; this comes from the coding sequence ATGAGCGATGGTCCGATCATTTTGGAGGACATGGCCGTCAGACTCTCCCCCTTGACTTTGGAGAATTACCGGCACCTTATTCCCGTTGCTTCCCAGGAAAAGCTCGTCCAGTATTCTCCTTCGGATATTGAGACGCCCGAGGCCTTGCAGGGTTACGTACAAATGGCTCTGGAAGCACAGCGTCAAGAAACTGCCATTCCATTTATCATTTACGACAAGAAACGGGAAACTTATGCCGGTTCGACCCGGTATATGCACATTGACCGGAAGAACAAGGTGCTGCATATCGGCTCCACTTGGATCGGGAGGGAGTTTCAGGGAAGCACTCTCAATACACATATGAAACATTTGATGCTCGACCATGCATTTAGCGCAATGGGATTTGAAAAGGTGGAGTTCCGTATCGACGAGCGAAACCTCCGCTCCCGAAAAGCCGTTGAAAAATTGGGAGCGAAATTGGAGGGCATTTTGCGAAAGAACGTCTATATGCTCGACGGTTTCAAAAGAAATACCTGTTGTTATGGAATCCTGCGGGAGGAATGGGAAATCAGGTCTTAA
- a CDS encoding alpha/beta hydrolase yields MTPPENTVTYSSTNSYSTLNTLSENTEHVWVVMHGLGYLSRYFINYFGELPSDKNYIIAPQAPSKYYLSSAYTHVGASWLTKEKTQQEMENALSYLDAVMAAEKIPNTCNLIVLGFSQGVSIATRWVARRQINCAQLVLYAGGVPNELEASDFEFLLKNGTKVTAIVGDNDKYVNEERRKAESEKIERLFGGKAEQIIFEGGHEVKRELIHGLL; encoded by the coding sequence ATGACTCCTCCGGAAAATACAGTAACCTATTCTAGCACCAATTCCTATTCCACCTTGAACACCCTATCGGAAAACACCGAGCACGTGTGGGTCGTGATGCACGGCCTCGGATATCTGAGCCGTTACTTTATCAACTATTTTGGGGAACTCCCCTCCGATAAAAATTATATCATCGCCCCACAAGCGCCTTCGAAATATTACCTCAGTTCGGCCTACACTCACGTCGGCGCGAGTTGGTTGACCAAGGAAAAGACCCAGCAGGAAATGGAAAACGCTCTCTCCTATTTGGATGCTGTAATGGCCGCCGAAAAAATACCGAACACGTGCAACCTCATCGTTTTGGGCTTTTCACAGGGGGTCTCCATTGCCACCCGTTGGGTGGCAAGAAGGCAGATCAATTGCGCCCAATTGGTGCTGTATGCAGGGGGGGTCCCGAATGAACTTGAAGCTTCGGACTTCGAATTTTTGCTAAAAAATGGCACCAAAGTGACTGCGATCGTCGGCGATAACGACAAATACGTAAACGAAGAGCGCCGAAAAGCGGAATCCGAAAAAATCGAAAGACTCTTTGGCGGGAAAGCGGAGCAGATTATCTTTGAAGGGGGACACGAAGTGAAACGGGAACTGATACACGGCTTGCTATGA
- a CDS encoding PaaI family thioesterase has translation MDDYKEKILKVCNDSSKNTLMETLHIEYTDVGTDFLIGKMPVSPKVHQPDGVLHGGAMVALAESVGSMASYIFLDAQKFAIRGIEIAANHIKSVRDGEVFAKATILHKGRTTQLWDIRITDAQDKLISVCKLTTIALPKK, from the coding sequence ATGGACGACTACAAAGAAAAAATACTCAAGGTCTGCAACGATTCTTCAAAAAACACCCTGATGGAAACCCTTCACATCGAATATACCGATGTGGGAACTGACTTTCTGATCGGAAAGATGCCCGTGTCCCCCAAGGTCCATCAGCCGGACGGGGTGCTCCATGGGGGTGCCATGGTGGCCTTGGCCGAAAGCGTGGGGAGTATGGCTTCGTACATCTTTCTCGATGCCCAGAAATTTGCCATCCGGGGCATCGAGATCGCGGCCAACCACATTAAAAGTGTCCGCGATGGTGAGGTCTTCGCCAAAGCCACGATACTTCATAAAGGCCGTACCACCCAGTTGTGGGATATCAGGATCACCGACGCCCAAGATAAGCTGATATCCGTTTGTAAATTGACTACCATCGCCCTTCCCAAAAAATAA
- a CDS encoding chorismate-binding protein: MDFLERIDIHYRKQLPFVAYSKPGEDRVQAILQKDDTLHRLKSYRDTGFILAPFAAGHSTILTVPDDLLEASTRKLPPLAPKPDGSVPPTTLRDKSLHVKLVKKGVEEIKKGIVKKVVLSRRMEVESDAQPLDLFQKLLTNYPTAFCYLWYHPKVGLWLGATPEILLRLQNGRLTTMSLAGTQKFTGNATPEWGEKELEEQQMVTDYILDALEGSVERLTLSNTETARAGGLLHLRTKITGRVAEGELGNIVHALHPTPAVCGLPKQNAFDFIVRNEAYDREYYTGYLGELNLKTVKQRSSRRKNQENQAYRAIAKTTTLYVNLRCMQIKDDTAFIYVGGGITKDSDAEREWEEIVAKSTTMTQVL; this comes from the coding sequence TTGGATTTTCTTGAACGTATCGACATCCATTACCGCAAGCAGCTTCCCTTTGTGGCCTACAGCAAGCCTGGTGAAGATAGGGTCCAGGCCATTTTGCAGAAGGATGATACCCTGCATCGGCTCAAATCGTATAGGGACACTGGATTTATTCTTGCCCCTTTCGCGGCCGGTCATTCGACCATTCTTACCGTTCCGGATGATCTATTGGAGGCTTCGACACGTAAACTTCCGCCTCTTGCCCCGAAACCGGATGGCAGCGTGCCGCCCACCACCCTAAGGGATAAGTCATTGCATGTAAAACTCGTAAAAAAAGGGGTAGAGGAAATAAAGAAGGGAATCGTAAAAAAAGTAGTTCTTTCTAGACGGATGGAAGTCGAGTCGGATGCGCAGCCGTTGGATTTATTCCAAAAGCTGTTGACCAATTACCCGACGGCTTTTTGCTACCTCTGGTACCATCCTAAAGTGGGACTTTGGCTGGGCGCCACCCCTGAAATCCTGCTCCGCCTCCAAAACGGACGCTTGACGACGATGTCCCTCGCAGGAACCCAAAAATTTACCGGTAACGCTACGCCCGAATGGGGAGAAAAGGAACTGGAGGAACAACAAATGGTAACCGACTACATTCTCGACGCACTGGAAGGTTCCGTGGAGAGACTCACCCTGTCGAACACCGAAACCGCCCGTGCAGGGGGACTGCTGCATTTGCGCACCAAGATTACCGGACGGGTTGCGGAGGGCGAGCTGGGCAACATCGTACATGCATTGCATCCCACCCCGGCGGTCTGTGGTCTGCCCAAACAAAATGCCTTTGATTTTATAGTCCGGAACGAGGCCTATGACCGGGAGTACTACACCGGTTATCTGGGCGAACTGAACCTCAAGACGGTAAAACAACGAAGCTCCCGCCGAAAAAATCAGGAAAATCAGGCCTATCGTGCCATTGCAAAAACAACAACGCTGTACGTCAACTTGCGCTGTATGCAAATTAAAGACGATACAGCCTTTATCTACGTAGGCGGAGGCATTACCAAAGATTCCGACGCAGAAAGGGAATGGGAAGAAATTGTGGCCAAGAGTACCACCATGACGCAGGTTTTGTGA
- the menD gene encoding 2-succinyl-5-enolpyruvyl-6-hydroxy-3-cyclohexene-1-carboxylic-acid synthase: MRHSSIPSAQLIVQHCKAKQIKNVIISPGSRNAPLTIDFTEDPYFSCFSVIDERSAAFFALGIAQHLCQPVAVVCTSGSALLNYYPAVAEAFYSGLPLVVISADRPVYKIDVGDGQTIRQDDVFHRHIGYSTNLKQDVVHATERIELYAPEWLQGNSEEASQTRIQQHNDRELNTALNVALKIKLPVHINVPFEEPLYDTARKPAAVPLVVPAKKEEVDEISDIGNFVDLWNAAERKMVLVGVNPPHAVEQQFLDQLAEDPSVIVFTETTSNLHHPRFFTSIDSVLAPIEKRDNRDTVFQRLRPEILLTFGGLVVSKKIKAFLRKYKPRHHWHIDPLKAYDTFFSLNHHFKMAANLFFLQFLRKTKPVQSEYYSYSNSIRNAYVAKRKAYLERIPFSDMSVFKHILPGIPEGYQLHLANSSTVRYGQLFDLHPSLHVFCNRGTSGIDGSVSTAVGSSIYAENPTVLITGDLSFFYDSNGLWNNYLRPDFRIILINNNGGGIFRILPGKEETENFERFFETAHQRDVELLSRQFGFEYLSASDENGLTGMLSGFYEPSPHPKLLEVHTPRTMNDKILLGYFDFISSIKY; the protein is encoded by the coding sequence ATGAGACACTCCAGTATTCCCTCGGCACAGTTGATCGTGCAGCACTGTAAGGCCAAACAGATCAAGAACGTCATTATCTCCCCCGGATCTCGAAACGCCCCGTTGACCATCGATTTTACCGAAGACCCCTATTTCTCTTGCTTCAGTGTCATCGATGAGCGCAGTGCCGCCTTCTTTGCCTTGGGTATTGCGCAACACTTGTGCCAACCCGTGGCTGTGGTCTGTACTTCGGGCAGTGCGCTGCTGAACTACTATCCGGCAGTAGCCGAAGCCTTTTACAGTGGACTCCCCCTCGTGGTAATTTCTGCAGATCGACCCGTCTATAAAATAGATGTCGGAGACGGACAGACCATCCGTCAAGACGACGTTTTCCATCGGCATATCGGATATTCGACCAACTTAAAGCAAGATGTCGTCCACGCCACGGAGCGCATCGAGCTATACGCCCCGGAATGGCTGCAAGGTAATTCGGAAGAGGCGTCGCAAACCCGAATTCAACAACATAACGATAGGGAGTTGAATACGGCCCTGAACGTGGCTCTCAAAATAAAACTTCCGGTACATATCAACGTTCCTTTCGAAGAACCGCTATACGATACCGCCCGAAAACCCGCCGCTGTACCGTTGGTGGTTCCGGCGAAAAAGGAGGAAGTCGACGAAATTTCCGATATCGGAAATTTCGTCGACTTGTGGAATGCCGCTGAACGGAAAATGGTATTGGTCGGGGTCAATCCACCTCATGCCGTGGAACAGCAATTTTTAGACCAGCTGGCGGAAGACCCCTCGGTCATCGTTTTCACCGAGACCACATCCAATCTTCATCATCCCCGTTTTTTTACGAGTATCGACAGCGTTTTGGCACCCATCGAAAAGCGGGATAATCGCGATACGGTGTTTCAAAGATTACGTCCAGAAATTTTATTGACCTTTGGCGGACTAGTAGTTTCGAAAAAGATAAAGGCTTTTTTACGCAAGTATAAACCCCGGCATCATTGGCATATCGACCCCTTAAAGGCCTACGATACGTTTTTTTCGCTCAACCATCATTTTAAGATGGCAGCTAATCTGTTTTTCCTACAATTCCTACGGAAAACAAAACCTGTGCAAAGCGAATATTATTCGTATTCGAACAGCATAAGAAATGCCTATGTTGCAAAGCGTAAAGCCTACCTAGAGCGCATCCCGTTTTCGGATATGTCGGTCTTTAAGCATATTTTGCCGGGTATCCCTGAAGGATATCAGTTGCATCTGGCAAACAGTTCAACGGTACGCTACGGGCAGTTGTTCGATCTGCATCCTTCGTTACATGTATTTTGCAACCGGGGGACCAGCGGGATAGACGGTAGCGTCTCGACCGCGGTAGGGAGCTCGATCTATGCCGAAAATCCCACGGTGTTGATAACTGGGGACCTGAGTTTCTTTTATGACAGCAACGGACTATGGAACAATTATCTTCGGCCCGATTTCCGGATTATCCTCATCAACAACAACGGTGGCGGCATATTTAGGATACTGCCCGGGAAAGAGGAAACCGAAAACTTTGAGCGTTTTTTCGAGACGGCCCATCAGCGTGATGTCGAATTATTGAGCCGGCAATTCGGATTCGAATATCTGTCCGCTTCCGATGAGAATGGCTTGACGGGAATGCTGTCCGGATTTTATGAGCCATCACCACATCCGAAACTACTTGAGGTACATACGCCCAGAACAATGAACGACAAAATTTTGCTCGGTTATTTTGATTTTATATCTTCGATTAAATACTGA
- a CDS encoding DUF2853 family protein — translation MSKQDELIEKYAADIKEKFGEEPDMDLLTKVTKGLGPAIYNVDASKVSAGDDQELETVKRNYLIKKLGMDDDPKLMDAVKSVLDTYGSANRNKHRAVVYYMLCKHFNKASIY, via the coding sequence ATGAGTAAACAAGACGAATTGATCGAAAAGTACGCTGCCGACATTAAGGAGAAATTTGGTGAAGAACCCGACATGGACCTGCTGACAAAGGTGACCAAGGGACTGGGACCGGCAATCTATAACGTCGATGCCTCGAAGGTCTCCGCCGGCGACGATCAAGAATTGGAAACCGTCAAGAGAAACTACCTGATAAAAAAGTTGGGAATGGACGATGACCCCAAATTAATGGATGCGGTTAAATCCGTGCTGGATACCTATGGTTCCGCCAACAGAAACAAACACAGGGCTGTGGTCTATTATATGCTTTGTAAGCACTTTAACAAGGCCTCCATCTATTAA
- a CDS encoding CvfB family protein, protein MIELGNYNKLEVLRDTSVGLFLGSDTGVEILLPIKYIPKDTEIGDMLKVFCYLDYEERPIATTLTPTVIRHKFGFLQVAEVNNFGAFMDWGLEKHLLVPFSEQREKMKEGQWYVVRCYLDEVSFRLVASNKLDKFLSNDDLTVREREEVQILFTRMTDLGWEVIINHVHKGLVYHNEIFKKVAVGDFSKGYVKNIRPDNKIDVSLQPLGEKILEPAANKIFERLTAHGGFLPLHDKSDPKQIKKELQMSKKTFKKGIGTLYRERKIEIEKNGIRKV, encoded by the coding sequence ATGATAGAACTCGGAAATTACAATAAGTTGGAGGTGTTACGTGACACAAGCGTAGGGCTATTTTTGGGAAGTGACACGGGCGTAGAGATTTTATTGCCGATCAAGTATATTCCCAAAGATACCGAGATAGGCGATATGCTGAAGGTGTTTTGTTATCTCGATTATGAGGAAAGGCCGATAGCTACGACCTTGACCCCTACCGTCATTCGTCATAAATTCGGATTCCTACAGGTTGCGGAAGTGAATAATTTCGGGGCATTTATGGACTGGGGACTCGAAAAGCATCTTTTAGTACCCTTTAGCGAGCAGCGCGAAAAAATGAAGGAAGGGCAGTGGTACGTGGTACGTTGCTATCTAGACGAGGTCTCGTTCCGGTTGGTCGCTTCAAATAAACTCGATAAGTTTCTAAGTAACGACGACCTTACAGTAAGGGAACGGGAGGAGGTTCAGATACTCTTTACGAGAATGACCGATCTGGGCTGGGAGGTCATCATTAACCACGTACACAAAGGTTTGGTGTACCACAATGAAATTTTCAAAAAAGTAGCGGTGGGCGACTTTTCCAAAGGGTACGTCAAGAATATCCGTCCCGATAACAAAATCGATGTATCGCTGCAGCCTCTGGGAGAAAAGATTTTGGAACCGGCCGCGAACAAAATCTTCGAGCGGTTGACAGCCCATGGCGGATTTTTGCCGTTGCACGACAAGTCAGATCCCAAACAGATCAAAAAGGAACTGCAAATGAGCAAAAAGACCTTCAAGAAAGGTATTGGTACCCTCTACCGGGAACGCAAAATCGAGATTGAAAAAAATGGTATACGAAAAGTCTGA
- a CDS encoding SPOR domain-containing protein translates to MPFIEESDLLELHKDIDKAQIINERLLHQIKFKNKEIRRNKFQRNALGGITVLFLLGTLTIFSFTAGRSVSNNYESPSNLLVSIDSLDAIKSRIDNLKQQNEELSLVKEFYLAKEFLQKEKIYSVQVKSFVENNMTLASEALTNTMFVKNNPFYTYSLGNFETLKEAQTFREQLVDLGFEDAFVASYKDGKRVQIEDAQ, encoded by the coding sequence ATGCCCTTTATAGAAGAAAGCGATCTTTTAGAATTGCACAAGGATATCGATAAGGCGCAGATCATCAACGAACGCCTTCTCCATCAAATAAAGTTCAAGAACAAGGAGATAAGGAGAAATAAATTTCAACGCAATGCCCTCGGGGGCATTACAGTACTTTTTCTCCTGGGTACGCTCACCATATTTTCTTTCACTGCCGGTAGAAGTGTTTCCAATAATTATGAGAGTCCGAGTAATCTGTTGGTCTCCATCGATAGTTTGGATGCCATTAAATCGCGCATAGATAATTTGAAGCAGCAAAACGAAGAACTTAGCTTGGTCAAGGAATTTTATTTGGCCAAGGAATTCCTGCAAAAAGAAAAGATATATTCGGTTCAGGTGAAGTCCTTTGTCGAAAATAATATGACCTTGGCCTCGGAGGCCTTGACCAATACCATGTTCGTCAAGAATAATCCCTTTTACACCTATTCCCTAGGTAATTTTGAAACGCTAAAGGAAGCTCAAACCTTTCGAGAGCAATTGGTCGATCTTGGATTCGAGGACGCATTTGTGGCATCCTACAAAGATGGAAAACGGGTTCAAATAGAAGACGCGCAATAA